The Episyrphus balteatus chromosome 3, idEpiBalt1.1, whole genome shotgun sequence genome segment TTGAGTTACTTCAGATATAGGTGaatttgttggttttttgttagGGTTTGTGGATTTAGGTGATTGTGGTTGATTGTTGGTTGGTTGATTTaaggatgttgttttttttaaatggttggAAATAGATGGAGTGTCGGATAAATTAGAGATTGTAGGAAGGTTATCTAGAGCTGCATTAGGTGAGTAGCTTAATTGTATTGGGGTTGAATTTTTTGAGATAGTGTTTGATAAAGTTGTGTGAGATATGGTTGTGGTAGTGTTGTTGACGGTTGTGCTTACATTGTTTTCTCTGTTAATCATTGGCTCCGAATTGTGTATTGAAGCATTGTTAATAGGCTTTGGCGCTTTGGTTTGGTCGTTGTTCGTATTTGGGGGTTGTGCAAGCTGAGATTGCTTTTTTAAGGCAAGTTTCGCAGTTTCAGAAAATGAGTCTGAGGTAGAAGAGCTCAGAGGGGGAGGAACATATTGATATTGATCTTTATAAATTCTCTTGGCCTCAGCCATGGAgcattttttttgagttttaattgttaaaatttcttttgattgttTGTATGCAGGGCATGTTTTGGAAGAAGAGGCATGAGCAAGAGAGCAATTAGCACATTTAACACGAGTGCATGGTTCAGGGACATGTGGGGAGAAACTACAGGTATCGCATTTTGCTTCACCGTTGCAGCGTTTACTGGTATGGCCGAGAATTTGGCAGTTGCGGCAGCGCATGGGGTTAGGGACGTATTCTGTGATTTTAGCGTTGTAAAAACCAATTTCAACAGACTTAGGTGCCTGGTAAAGGTTAAATGTGAAGAGCATAAGGCCCGTAACTCTTTGTTTTCCCTCTTCGTTTTTAGTGAATTTATAGATATCGGTGACTCCTTGTGAAGTCATCTCTTTGATTATTTCTTTTTCAGGGACGTTAATTAAACAAGGGGCGTATGCGATGCCTTTAGATTCGTTTAATTTATCGTGGGGTTTGACAGTAACGGGGCATTTAGCTAAATTGTTCACTTTGAGAAAGATATCAACTATTTTTTGCGACTTAACCAAAATGAGAAGATTACCATCTCTCAGTTGTGAAATTTGCTCGTATTCTTTGCTTATCTCGTCGATAGATTTTTTAAGGACGAAAGGGTTGAGGGATGAAATGGGATTATCATTGGATTTTGCCGAAATCACTAAGAACTTCGGATTTTTCACAGTTTGGATTGTTGGAAGATCAGGGTATTTGTATAAAGGAGTGagatttgttttatattttttattaggttGGGACAAAGGGACGGAATCCACGTCAAGCGGTAAATGCCTGAAACGCGATCCCCCCTCCCCGAGGGGCATTTTTACTCGCAAGATAAAGCACTCGCGTGTATGAAAGCTAACAAAGAAAGGTTAGCAGAAAGAAAACAATGGGTAGATAAGAAACAACGGGAAAACCGGTTGTTGCGCTTGGcagcaaaagaaagaaaatcacACAGTAGAACGAACGATGCTTATGGTTCGGAGGTCAGACGGTGACTGTGACTTCTCAATAATATGGCCATAAGTATAAGCAAAAACGGTTAGATAAAAATTTGTGATACTTGGAAAATAGGCTTATCtcaatacatatatacaaaagaAAGTTAACTCGTTTAAACCAATTTTGTAtgatatttgatttattgaattCGCCTTCCGAATAGCAGAAAAAGAACGTGGTCAAAAGATATCACGAGTGGGTGTTCTAATGCCCATTCGTAATCTTTTTTGACCGCGAAGATGGAACCATCATAAATGAAAATCCAACATACTTCCACGAGCATTTTATGTATGGGTGGATATTCTGTAGATAACGCATTAGTGCGATAAAGACAGAATATCTATGCTGTCCATTTGCTGACCCAGGCAAACCTATTCCGGATTTGAATGGAACAGTTCTTCCCAAGTGCTAATAGTTTAGATATATGTATCTATATATTGAATCCATGGTCAACAGTGAAGCAtcttgtgatgacgacatcaaattttcaaaaaccattcattgaatatttttgaaatttagactTTAGGTGTTGATTAATAATTACTACTAGCTTCACGAATTATAAAAACCGCAACTGACTGACtcactaaaaaaaactaaagtttaatataaaattaattttaaaataacagaaacatcttttttgagaaaaacaatctTTTCCATTTCGGTCATACGgcaaaaactggtaattttggtcctaaacaaatttaaatttcccctctagggaataaTCCAAAACCCTTTACTACTAAAATTGAAGGAAATTTAGAGCTCGAGATAGACAAGCAGACAGACACACAAACAGAATAGCAAGACCCACTTTTGTCACATTGTTTATCGTATTCCATGGctaattgttatctcgagttcgatttttattacgaatcctaaactttccCCATAGTACCTATATAGTTATGTATACCAGGGTGGGTAAAAAATCGAGTATCTTTGTACTAGATGGAAAGTTTTGATTCtatactccaaaaaatcgattgctatgattttaacagtttttttatgACCGTGTGCATTGAGATGTGGAtacaaatatcttctaaacggttaaaaaaatcgatttaacaccaaggacttttttgtagaacgtggAATCCAATACAAGAATTCATCTTACTTATTagataataatgacttttcagtgaattagaatattttgaatgggtacaaaatgcttttataaattttttttttaaatttgacctcaaatatctttaatggttagattaatgaaaaaagtatgcaagactttttttgtagaacaatCTGTTTCCTATAAGATTAGGCCATGTCCCTTTGATTTAATTGTTCAATTTactacaaaattaagaaaaaaacgaattttcaaTAATATTCCCAAACTTTGGACCTCGAAtgtcttttaaacggttagataaacgaaaaaagtttacaaaaatatgtaaGAAAAAGTCAACTGATAAAAAATATgattaaaatagaataaaaaaaaatattcaatttttcgaCCCACCCtaattacaaaagtaaaaaaataaacaacaaaagtaAAAGGTTTTCTACTCATGGGTGTGGTAGAcgccataatttttttcatcttattAAGTTCTAAGATTTAGGCCCATTTGGAttaagttttgaatattttacttggcaagttttctttaaattgcttttctttattaatttcttATTGTAATATTCTATTTAATTTATCTTTAGGGACCATGCCAAGcaacaaattttacaaattcTCGACAGAATTTCGACACTCAAACCAGTTGAGCGTTTACTTTTGTACCTTCGAATGCCTGGAGAATCACCAGACTCAGGTAAATCACCAATTAATTGTAATCAATTattatcaaattaaaataaaaaataaaaaaaattttaattgaattattttcagATCCACTAAGGCAGCCACAAAATCCATTAGGAAcaagatcagaaataaatcacACAATCAATTGGGTTCGTTCGCATTTGGAACATGACCCTAAGGTTTCCATTCCCAAGCAAGATGTCTATAATGATTATCTGTAagctacaaaatttattaatttctttcgtatataatttaatttttggttttattttgaagaGCATACTGCGAACGATTAGATATAAAACCACTGTCAACAGCTGATTTTGGTAAAGTAATGAAACAAGTGTTTCCTGAAATTCGTCCAAGACGTTTGGGAACACGTGGACATTCCCGATATTGTTATGCTGCAATgcgaaaaacaacaaaacttatTCCCCCACAACTACCGATGCTCGGTAAGGGTGGTGGAGAAGTTCCAGATTTAGGAAGCAGTGAAATCGAAACCGACACTACCACAGATTCATGGAATACTGTTCGAACTTGGGCCGAAGGActtttcagtttaaaatttgaaagcaTGAAAGATTTGGCTGAACATATAAAAAGTAACGAACATGCAGCAAGTGGTGCAACTAGTAGTTCACGAGTTCTACTGCAAAAGAAACTGCAACAAAGAGATGTTAAAGAAAAGAGAGTTTATGCCGTAAGATATTTCCTAATAaaacattcataaaaaaaaccccaccattacatttaatttaatttttaggatTCAGGTCCACTAAAAAAGCGACGTAAGAAAAAACGCAAAGGTTCAACATCATCTGAATCAAGTACTACTCAAAATCCTTCTTCAGTGGGTTCAATTAACGATCCATCAAAATCAAGTGATGAAGTTATCCTTAGCGCACTTGCAATTAAACAGGAAGTTCCGGATTCACCGAATTCTTCGCAACCAAGGCGCCAACAACAATTGCATTTCCAGCATTCCCCTGCCCCATTTGATAGTCAGATGCATGGGCAACAATTGCTACCTATGAATTTAGTTACTGAGAGCGAGCGTAGCAGAACTTTGGGCGGACAGCTTCCGCCTAACAGCTCAGTGGCAAAGAATCTTACTAAAACAATTGTAGATCTGCCGCCTTCGGTGAGCCTGCTGCCAATTGATCCACAACTTTCATCTGTCAAAGAAGAAATAATAAACGATGAATATAATCCACAGAATGTGATATGCAAAAAGGTACGTAGGGCACACCAGACGAAGGGTATTTTAGCTACAAGCAATACCCCATCGTCATCGATTAGTGGAACATCAATTGAAGCTCAGGCTGCGGCACAAGCAATTGAACTACCTCCTACATCAGGTAGTAATTATTCTATGGGTCCACCAGCACAAATCACAACATCGGCAATGGAATCAGCAAAGTTTGCATCTCAATTACGCGCTAGAAAGCTGCGTCTATTACAAGCCCACCCCGAGATGTACCAATCGTATGATCCTCAGCATCAGCAATTGCTAggacaacagcaacaacaaccaGCACTTGTCGACAACGTTGAAATTACAGAAGACAAGGATGGTGTTCTGCCGGAAAACCTTGGATTACCACGAGAACGTGTAATTAGTATTTGCAACATGGATAAACATGAATTAGACGATTATTTACATACAAACGACGAAGACAACTCCCAGGATCAAGAAGCTGAATTGCTTCAATATTTTCAGACGGGAGACGCTGagaacaacaataacaacaaacaagcaccacagcagcagcaacaacaactacaacaacagCAGCTGCAACTGCAACAACCACCAAGCATAGATGCACATAACCCAGCGTTGGCAGGAATAAACAACAGTAATTCTGCATTTGAAGCACCGagcaaaaagaaatcaaataatACAATAACTAGCAATGCTGGCAATAGTTTTACGAAAGATCGTGAAGATATCACACAACTTCGTAATTATCTTCATCAGAATTTTAATAAGGATTCAAGTGAAGCAGTTGGAGCTATTGCCGCCGCAACAGCAGCTAATCAAAAGGGAAATTTTCAAGGACAGAAATTTACCTCAAATGGAAATCATTGTATTTTGCCGGGTGagtaattgtttttaaaaattatgttttacttttatcaaatttaaagttaaacTTATCATTTATTTAAACTGTAAACTATTTCTCAAACGGCCTCTAAACTATATAGACGATTATGCAAGACCTATTCttaattatattataaattttggtattcatttcaaaaacataaaaaattaggATTTAATGCTATGGTCCTTATCTTGTTTTTACACTATTTTTAGaggttttttgtgtttatattttttatttaaaaagtaaaatatcgtttttttttatttacacgaAACTAAAAAAGGCATCTTCAACGAAGGGTCAGCCTCAGCGTCTCTAGTAATCATGTCTCAAAAGCATCTAAACGAAATAACATCACCATCGAGAGATACAGCCATAGCTGCCGCCGCAGCAGCTTCGTTTCCTACAACTGCAATGGCTGCATCAACTGCCATTACATCGAGAAATCATTCAATGGCTACATCTTCCGTTTCAACCTCTAACAATATGCGTGCAacgcaaaaaagaaaaatcaatcttaacgCAATGGTACCTGCTCCAAGTACAACGCAACGGCGAAAGAACTGTACTTTCTTTCCAATTTCGCCTAACATTAATCTATCAAACAGCAAAACAAATAGCTCGACAATAGTATCAAGCTCTTCTTCTGCGTCAGCAACGAccaattcaaatttatttgctAGTCCAAGATTAACCGCTCCTATGGGTCGAACCAAGCCAGTGTTGCACAAGCAACATTCATTGCCTACTCATGTggataaaaatgcaattttatcaTCGGCAAATGATCCAATGATCGGATCTAGTCGCAACAATCGATCATATAGCACAATGACTTCTGCGTCGGCACCACCAAGTCCCTCAATACTGCAAGATACGAATTTATTTGGAAAATCATGCACCACCAATAATGCATGCAATTCTGTTAATAGTGGCTATAATTTACTTTTATCCACTCCAGACTATCCGCAGAGTTTTGGAAACTCTTGTGTCACAACGCACGATCAAAACTCGCTCGAGTGCGTCCTAGACGAGCCCCCACCACATTTGATGGCTGAATCGCGATCGCGTAGTGTTCCACTACAATATCGTAACAGCCCCGCCTTCAATCAGACAACTAACTATGCTGGGTTTTCATCAACTTGTAGCTCTGCTGCACAAACTCCAGTGCCTCCACAATTCGCCGATTTCAATGATCCTTCGTCTATTTTGGATATATTCAGCGATGCCAGTCAAACGCATGGTTCATCTATTAAATTAGAAGAATCAAATGGTAGTTTGCTTTGCAGTTCTATTAATGACATTCTTCAGCCAGACTTTGGCAGAATTCCAAATAGTTTTGGTGGAATTGTATCACGATCAGTGCCATCGACACCGGTGCCGCTTAACAATGTGCTTGATCCGTTCCTCAGCGGACGGAAACAGAATCAGCTTCAAGATGCTTTCCCAAGTGCACAAAGtaaatattcaacaaaaatgtaCGACATATCGAAGTCAATGCCAACGACACCAATCACATCGAACACAGCCACACCATCGTTTCGTTATAGTCCCGAATTTAATAGAGATTTTCTTATAAATGGGAACACAGTAGAAAGTACGACAGCTTATAGTCGGGCTCCATCGGTGGCCGCAGTAAATGGTTTGTCTGATTCTCTGCTTGACGATGGTCGTGAAGGTGGATCTAATTCACTAACGGATGGCATGGACGATTTGACAAGTTTTGGTGAGGTTTCCGAATCAATCATGGAAGCAGATATATTGAATATGAATAATCTTTGAGTAAAGGGATTGGATTTGTGGATTAAGTACATTTCGTAAGTCTGGTTTAAATATCAAATAGTTTGTTTTCCCTCTTTTTCTATGTTtgcaacttttgtttttaattttttcttatcttcCAAAATGAATCAAAAGCTTACAAAGCATAGTTATTCATTATATAGTATATATTTGTTTTCTATAATGTACATAAtattataaattctttttttcaaaaagaaattttaaggtTGAAGATAAATTTTATCATGATCGTATTGCAAttctttgttttaaaatcttttaaaaagttttaatttttgttataatagaATTAACTGTCGTATTTTATCATTAGATCTGTTGTAATGTAAAATTATTTGGATTTTTTATTAACTCAGTCCacaaatcaatataaaaaagatgGGATATACTCTTCGAGGTGTTTCTGAATATGGAAAACgtataaaatttgtgttttattaattacCCAGTTAGTTTAAGGGCATTCCTTAACATAAATATATTATTAATCGGAGTTTTTAATCTTATATATTTAACATTCCATTGAAGCTCCTGATATGATCAAATTCAAAaacatcgttttttatttcaataaataaagaacgATACAAAACTGGTATAAAATCTTAAGACTTATTGAagttattatataaaataaaaatagccaTCTGACTACAATGAGAgagaattcaaacaaaaaaaaaaaccttaaaaacttGATATCTGCCTCTGGGTAAATAACATATCTTAAAATACAAACGGCGAAAGAAaagctaatttgaaaataacatgCACTAAActtcatttcgtaaaaaaacCTTGATAGTTGTTACTTCTATGAATTATTCATACCACGGGATATAAACTTATGCCCAGGCAAAAAATTACTACACATATCTAGACCATCCCAGTTACTGTTGTATGCACCAAAGGGACGAAACcgcccattctcctttgaaaTATTCATAGAACATCTTCTATTTAAGTggacacaacaaaaacattactgttaaaaaaagagccaagttttcctatgttgaaattatgctggcacaaaaagtactgagatgtaaaagtgtaccaagttctaaagtttgggttcaaattcgtatcaataaaattttgattgttctcttgacaatttttcttaattatcgatttttaaagttatttcaaaaattgccaagtagggtgaaattttgtgaggagtttttacgagctcaacaaatgtagtgagtttgaaatttctagcatctttggtgtggaagttagaggggggtcgaaaatggcctgagttgtttcctgtaaataagggtgtagtgccaaagttgctagagaacttggctgggcactaccgtgccccttgatttattAAAGTACTTCTTCTGAATGCCTTCATGCTGTGTGTTACTCTTTTGTTAACTACATGAGTGTAGCTTAtttcgatttcaataaaaaaaattttatgcaaTCAAAAGTCACCAAAAACATACCCGAAACACTTCGAAGCAAGTAAATCTATCACACCAACagttaattattatattatcaATACAAAGCAATAAACATTATTTAAATAGTataaactgaaaaaataaaaataaattaccttaacgcacaaataaaaataaaaacaaaaaaataaaataaaatacaaaattgcaatactaaaaaaaataaatagaacttAATTGTGATTGTGACCATGCATGTCataatcttataaaaaaaaatcaaatttaaaaatacaaatattttctgctaattattttaaatgacagcaaatagaaaaaaaagcacGGCCTACAAATTGCTGGAGTCCTCAATCAGAGGCATGTGCCAattttcctatgtttttttttatatacatatttttaaaaaattataatttcttgTTTATTCTTTGTTATTTGTATTTATGTAGTTGAAAATGCAAAGCGCTTTAAGTGTTTTGATcgtaaatatataaatatattgtaaatgtatttttattattcactaataaattttgttaaacaaaaaaaaaaaaattaaaacacaatttttttaaaatatatttttttatttttattttataatttcatttatGCATCGTGAGAATATGGAGCAAAGTTTTCCCTTAATATAAAAGCAACggccaaaatttataaaatccaAGTTAATTAATTGGCACCAATATAAAGCAAAATGTTAAGAAAATAGATGTTCTGGctgctatatttttttaagagtaatcatcttaaaaaaaaatatttaaaaaatttttgctttgaagGTAGTCTAGTTGATTTATTTTTCGACCTATATAGCGACAGCTTATCTTTGTAGTTTGCTGTTTGCCTGTGCGCACCTTAATAGGTTTTTATAATGATTAAGATCCCGATTATACTGAAGTGCAACAGAAAGTCTATACTCAGCGAAATAGGTGTTCCCGAGATCAGACTAAAATATTCAAGTTCAATACTTACTGCGCTTGAGAGGATTTTTCCAAAGCGGATATAAACTTCGCATCTCTAAATGATTTCAGTCGAAAATCGTTTCAAAAAGGTCGATTTCCTGGAAACTGTTTGAATTTAAGCTCAACTTTAGTATAAGGGAGGGTGATGCGTAATTATTATATAAGCAACAAACCAGGATAATTCGGTTAAAACAACCTTAAACTTAAATTCCTAAAAAAGTCCAACCTTAATCTAAAGCAGGTTTTACGTgtcaaaaaactttattacggcaggtataaaaaaaatgcataaaaatgttagtaaattatttgaaatttaaattttggtgtGCACCCTGAGCTAGACTTTTATATGAATTTCCATTCAAGAGCGTTTCCTATATAAATTCATTTCCAAGGGAAATTAATGGTAAAGACCTCAGGTTGCACTGCACTTTCACGTTCACGTAATtcatttctttaatttaagactGCCGCGGTTGAATTAATTCCAATAGATTGTCTTTGTCGAAAACACATTTGTCTTCAACGAACACAAAAATTTGAACTTCATAATTACTACtcttaataaatattaattaaaaacgaaaaaaggtctggttgaataattaattttcaaaaaatctaaaaaaattggcATTATAATGTCTAAGGAACTTATTGAAAGGTAAACTTTGTGGTGCATTCTTGAATGGTGTTTTATTATAATACCTGTACTCAAAGCCGTAGCCAAGTAAGATCTCTTTGAATTTACAATATAATCTTTCCTATTCTTTCCACACAAGTGAAAAAAACTGAACTTAGAAAACAAGGGCATATTGGAAAAAGGCCATTTGTCATCTCAACAATGGTGCTAACTGGTCTAAATACAGAATCTATCTTTCTAAGCTATTTTCAgtgtttaagttaaaaatcaaattaatatgTTTATTATTCAACCTCAAAATTGGCTCGCAAAAACTCTGCTCTTGATAGTTTAAGCTATAAGGAATCAAGAAAAATTAGTGAGAGGTTAAGGGCGAAATTCAGAGTCGTcactcaattaaatttttttctcaagcaCAAGTCTGAAATGAGTTTTCTGAATGTTTGCACACgcatttacttcaaaatttcctCAGTTGGTATTCATAAGTTAATATCAAAGAAACCCTTAGGTTTTCTTAACGTAACGAGTAGCTTAAGTGGGCCAAACTCAAGAGCAAATGTTcacttgagtaaaatttttacttgagtgacgactatgaattccgctctaAATCACGAATCTTTGTAAGTACAAGGGAAAGTTTCTCCAGAACGCTGCAGCGCGCTGAGCTAAACATGTTAtcggtcatttttttttaaaatatcttcactTAATTGTGTATTGGTTTTTCTATCGTCAACCTTTTACGGATATGAAAACTCCAAGCGTCCTGACCTTGAGACAACCTTCCAAATTTATCTCTAAGCCTAAGGCC includes the following:
- the LOC129914774 gene encoding uncharacterized protein LOC129914774 → MSEKNVHQLQWKQKNPQEQSINYAPRNVVDTTHQHGINHQSTAADAAAPSTQSNHPISSHSSIASIGSASSSNGGRFPIIVSSGGQHHQQIVNSPPVVALSTPTTPTTPIGLQQHFHQMQHLQHQQQQQQQQHLHQQLQHQQQQQQQQEQHHYHHQQQSQHFEISKIMAINSGALSRLDLVPALSNHPVPSAITENVLSLIGMASGSGGNNANKNSNSIKIPDEEKLRKVQAVVESGIGDHAKQQILQILDRISTLKPVERLLLYLRMPGESPDSDPLRQPQNPLGTRSEINHTINWVRSHLEHDPKVSIPKQDVYNDYLAYCERLDIKPLSTADFGKVMKQVFPEIRPRRLGTRGHSRYCYAAMRKTTKLIPPQLPMLGKGGGEVPDLGSSEIETDTTTDSWNTVRTWAEGLFSLKFESMKDLAEHIKSNEHAASGATSSSRVLLQKKLQQRDVKEKRVYADSGPLKKRRKKKRKGSTSSESSTTQNPSSVGSINDPSKSSDEVILSALAIKQEVPDSPNSSQPRRQQQLHFQHSPAPFDSQMHGQQLLPMNLVTESERSRTLGGQLPPNSSVAKNLTKTIVDLPPSVSLLPIDPQLSSVKEEIINDEYNPQNVICKKVRRAHQTKGILATSNTPSSSISGTSIEAQAAAQAIELPPTSGSNYSMGPPAQITTSAMESAKFASQLRARKLRLLQAHPEMYQSYDPQHQQLLGQQQQQPALVDNVEITEDKDGVLPENLGLPRERVISICNMDKHELDDYLHTNDEDNSQDQEAELLQYFQTGDAENNNNNKQAPQQQQQQLQQQQLQLQQPPSIDAHNPALAGINNSNSAFEAPSKKKSNNTITSNAGNSFTKDREDITQLRNYLHQNFNKDSSEAVGAIAAATAANQKGNFQGQKFTSNGNHCILPGIFNEGSASASLVIMSQKHLNEITSPSRDTAIAAAAAASFPTTAMAASTAITSRNHSMATSSVSTSNNMRATQKRKINLNAMVPAPSTTQRRKNCTFFPISPNINLSNSKTNSSTIVSSSSSASATTNSNLFASPRLTAPMGRTKPVLHKQHSLPTHVDKNAILSSANDPMIGSSRNNRSYSTMTSASAPPSPSILQDTNLFGKSCTTNNACNSVNSGYNLLLSTPDYPQSFGNSCVTTHDQNSLECVLDEPPPHLMAESRSRSVPLQYRNSPAFNQTTNYAGFSSTCSSAAQTPVPPQFADFNDPSSILDIFSDASQTHGSSIKLEESNGSLLCSSINDILQPDFGRIPNSFGGIVSRSVPSTPVPLNNVLDPFLSGRKQNQLQDAFPSAQSKYSTKMYDISKSMPTTPITSNTATPSFRYSPEFNRDFLINGNTVESTTAYSRAPSVAAVNGLSDSLLDDGREGGSNSLTDGMDDLTSFGEVSESIMEADILNMNNL